The following proteins are encoded in a genomic region of Chelmon rostratus isolate fCheRos1 chromosome 3, fCheRos1.pri, whole genome shotgun sequence:
- the LOC121604042 gene encoding activating transcription factor 7-interacting protein 1 isoform X1, producing MEVVVTEEKKKIFRARKTMKISDRQQLESLHSTLLTAAPGLSETSPPPLVNGTHKEDGQKVEDKEQNNILDSNATCATSPASLTSPGSPAPFLSLNLSPSPASSHSPKAKEDTPTSPTSPFHSLNFELKKMEEEEKEEEKEDEKGKEKGKEKDKDKKDKDKKGSSSSSSSESVKPASTESMENQEQGGKVNQEMEKKEAEQTTTKDPGVDLVKDSVKGLVPCSSVPPPVSACTEPMDTDNDTIKAKDPEASTVKIKDEKPSCPKSTTSDSSLRSPSSSRPASSSCVVLKQEKEIKEDGIKEEDNEKEAVKKGSLNEEKMEVESVKIEPKKEKSEVRQTTKPSRPSSTPPSNTVVQEDKGSTSGLKRTLSEGYEKGGQTVKREGKRPKLEREELEAQLELKITAEAGSHHKLEKIVQQLVDERLRALQATIFDKHFEELKDRVDKIDCATKHQTAINILQAKIARLAKKFGEANQASENKRKHEALAAAAAAAAAATTATTAAKTATVANSPQAQRPVRTSMEVKQTPTTVSSSSTAGNPVLPALPVPTAAPVPTPTSTAMVTQAPILQLITSTSNAASTLATGITTQSPTGTLLLKTAPGSSMMTTGQPLLIQLPLSMTNGQAGTLVNIPVSSLSTASSLNKAKTTASTTTFILKPAPAITTAPASVPAAATVPALQASTGQMSSAHISMARAVYQGGAGGITTPNAGVSVTTARTPAQSVSVAGAMSSASSPATSGPAATGSTAPGPPQGTSLTSKTDNQATGSAPTKAAVPAARPKGSVIDLTEDDDDVQVTGVKNATVAAPSPVLRPHPVVSIPNSAGAGARSSPQSNQNSSSNPQLTVHHRPPVDSLKSRTATASTPTRGSSMTLPPLPAAPAPPRLPPEAERTSPPQQPQLKLVPSQTGIVLSWCVAETDRTCAGVESYHLYAFHQDNSSSNAAQQHWKKIGEVKALPLPMACTLTQFQSGSTYHFAVRAKDIYGRFGSFCEPQCTNVISSSPS from the exons ATGGAAGTTGTtgtgacagaggagaagaagaagattttcCGTGCTAGGAAAACCATGAAAATCAGTGATCGACAGCAACTGGAGAGTCTTCACAGCACTTTGTTGACAGCTGCTCCAGGTTTGTCCGAGACATCTCCGCCACCTCTAGTGAATGGCACGCACAAAGAGGATGGACAAAAAGTCGAGGACAAAGAGCAAAATAACATCTTGGATTCAAACGCCACCTGCGCTACATCCCCCGCCTCTCTGACCTCTCCAGGCTCTCCTGCTCCTTTCCTGTCCCTGAATCTGTCCCCTTCCCCTGCCTCTTCACACAGCCCAAAAGCAAAGGAAGATACTCCTACCTCTCCCACATCACCATTCCACTCACTAAACTTTGAActgaaaaagatggaggaggaggagaaggaggaggagaaggaggatgagaagGGAAAGGAGAAGGGGAAGGAGAAGGACAAGGACAAGAAGGACAAGGACAAGAAAGGTTCTTCGTCATCCTCATCAAGTGAGTCAGTTAAACCAGCATCAACGGAATCCATGGAAAACCAGGAACAAGGGGGGAAGGTGAACcaagagatggaaaagaaagag GCTGAACAGACTACAACCAAGGACCCTGGTGTGGATTTGGTGAAGGACTCTGTGAAAGGTTTGGTTCCATGTTCGTCTGTGCCACCTCCAGTATCTGCCTGCACAGAACCAATGGACACAGATAATGACACTATAAAGGCCAAGGACCCTGAGGCCTCCACGGTCAAAATAAAAGACGAAAAGCCTTCTTGCCCCAAATCTACCACTTCTGATTCCTCTCTCCGTTCTCCTTCCTCATCTCGTCCAGCGTCCTCTTCTTGTGTGGTTctaaaacaagaaaaggaaataaaagaggaTGGCATAAAAGAAGAGGACAATGAAAAAGAGGCTGTGAAGAAGGGATCACTAAATGAGGAAAAGATGGAGGTGGAGTCAGTCAAAATAGAgcccaaaaaggaaaaatctgaAGTTAGACAAACCACAAAGCCATCTCGACCATCATCCACTCCACCGTCTAATACAG TAGTGCAGGAGGACAAGGGCTCCACCTCGGGACTGAAGCGCACTTTATCAGAGGGTTACGAAAAAGGTGGACAAACTGTaaaaagagaggggaagaggcCCAAGCTCGAGCGTGAGGAGTTGGAGGCACAGCTGGAACTCAAAATTACTGCGGAAGCTGGAAGTCACCATAAACTTGAAAAG ATTGTGCAACAGCTAGTGGATGAACGGTTGAGAGCCTTGCAGGCGACCATTTTTGACAAACATTTCGAAGAGCTGAAGGACAGAGTAGACAAAATCGACTGTGCCACTAAACACCAAACCGCCATTAACATACTCCAA GCCAAGATCGCCAGACTAGCAaaaaagttcggggaggccaaTCAGGCATCAGAGAACAAAAGGAAACATGAG GcactcgctgctgctgctgccgccgccgctgctgctactactgccaCTACTGCTGCCAAGACTGCAACTGTTGCAAACAGCCCTCAAGCTCAACG GCCAGTCCGGACTTCCATGGAGGTAAAGCAGACTCCAACAACTGTTTCTTCGTCCAGCACAGCTG GAAATCCAGTATTGCCAGCTCTGCCAGTCCCCACTGCAGCCCCAGTCCCAACACCCACCTCCACTGCCATGGTAACACAGGCCCCTATCCTCCAGCTGATCACCTCCACCTCTAATGCTGCCTCCACCTTGGCCACTGGCATCACCACTCAGAGTCCCACAGGCACCCTACTGCTGAAGACGGCCCCCGGTAGCAGCATGATGACCACGGGCCAGCCGCTGCTCATCCAGTTGCCTTTATCAATGACTAATGGCCAGGCAGGGACGCTGGTCAACATCCCAGTTTCCTCTTTGTCCACAGCCAGTTCACTCAACAAGGCAAAAACCACTGCCTCCACCACCACTTTTATACTGAAGCCTGCCCCCGCCATCACCACGGCACCAGCTTCTGTCCCAGCTGCTGCCACTGTCCCAGCGCTCCAGGCCTCCACTGGCCAGATGTCATCTGCCCACATTTCTATGGCCCGTGCTGTCTACCAGGGAGGTGCTGGGGGTATAACTACACCCAATGCAGGGGTATCCGTGACCACAGCCAGGACCCCagctcagtctgtctctgtagcGGGAGCTATGTCTTCAGCCTCTTCACCTGCAACCTCTGgaccagcagcaacaggttCCACTGCTCCGGGACCGCCACAAGGGACGTCTCTGACATCAAAGACAG ACAATCAAGCTACAGGATCTGCTCCCACCAAAGCAGCTGTGCCGGCAGCGCGACCCAAAGGCTCTGTCATTGATCTCACTGAGGACGATGATGATGTACAAG TGACAGGAGTGAAGAATGCCACTGTTGCCGCTCCGTCACCTGTCCTGCGTCCTCACCCAGTCGTCAGCATTCCCAACA gtgcaggagcaggagcaagGTCGTCCCCCCAGAGCAATCAGAACTCTTCCAGCAATCCTCAGTTGACGGTCCATCACCGCCCCCCAGTG GACTCATTGAAATCCCGCACTGCAACCGCTAGTACACCAACCAGGGGTTCCAGCATGACATTGCCCCCTCTCCCAGctgcacctgcacctccacGGCTACCCCCAGAGGCTGAGCGGACCTCGCCCCCTCAGCAACCTCAGCTGAAGCTGGTGCCAAGTCAGACCGGTATAGTGCTGTCCTGGTGTGTGGCAGAAACTGATCGGACCTGCGCAGGTGTAGAAAGCTACCACCTCTATGCCTTCCATCAAGACAACTCGAGCAGTAacgcagcacagcagcactggAAGAAGATTGGGGAGGTGAAAGCCCTTCCTCTGCCTATGGCCTGTACGCTGACCCAGTTCCAGTCTGGCTCCACTTATCATTTTGCAGTTCGAGCCAAAGACATCTATGGGCGCTTTGGCTCCTTCTGTGAACCTCAGTGCACAAATGTCATCAGTTCCAGCCCCAGTTGA
- the LOC121604042 gene encoding activating transcription factor 7-interacting protein 1 isoform X2: MEVVVTEEKKKIFRARKTMKISDRQQLESLHSTLLTAAPGLSETSPPPLVNGTHKEDGQKVEDKEQNNILDSNATCATSPASLTSPGSPAPFLSLNLSPSPASSHSPKAKEDTPTSPTSPFHSLNFELKKMEEEEKEEEKEDEKGKEKGKEKDKDKKDKDKKGSSSSSSSESVKPASTESMENQEQGGKVNQEMEKKEAEQTTTKDPGVDLVKDSVKGLVPCSSVPPPVSACTEPMDTDNDTIKAKDPEASTVKIKDEKPSCPKSTTSDSSLRSPSSSRPASSSCVVLKQEKEIKEDGIKEEDNEKEAVKKGSLNEEKMEVESVKIEPKKEKSEVRQTTKPSRPSSTPPSNTVQEDKGSTSGLKRTLSEGYEKGGQTVKREGKRPKLEREELEAQLELKITAEAGSHHKLEKIVQQLVDERLRALQATIFDKHFEELKDRVDKIDCATKHQTAINILQAKIARLAKKFGEANQASENKRKHEALAAAAAAAAAATTATTAAKTATVANSPQAQRPVRTSMEVKQTPTTVSSSSTAGNPVLPALPVPTAAPVPTPTSTAMVTQAPILQLITSTSNAASTLATGITTQSPTGTLLLKTAPGSSMMTTGQPLLIQLPLSMTNGQAGTLVNIPVSSLSTASSLNKAKTTASTTTFILKPAPAITTAPASVPAAATVPALQASTGQMSSAHISMARAVYQGGAGGITTPNAGVSVTTARTPAQSVSVAGAMSSASSPATSGPAATGSTAPGPPQGTSLTSKTDNQATGSAPTKAAVPAARPKGSVIDLTEDDDDVQVTGVKNATVAAPSPVLRPHPVVSIPNSAGAGARSSPQSNQNSSSNPQLTVHHRPPVDSLKSRTATASTPTRGSSMTLPPLPAAPAPPRLPPEAERTSPPQQPQLKLVPSQTGIVLSWCVAETDRTCAGVESYHLYAFHQDNSSSNAAQQHWKKIGEVKALPLPMACTLTQFQSGSTYHFAVRAKDIYGRFGSFCEPQCTNVISSSPS, encoded by the exons ATGGAAGTTGTtgtgacagaggagaagaagaagattttcCGTGCTAGGAAAACCATGAAAATCAGTGATCGACAGCAACTGGAGAGTCTTCACAGCACTTTGTTGACAGCTGCTCCAGGTTTGTCCGAGACATCTCCGCCACCTCTAGTGAATGGCACGCACAAAGAGGATGGACAAAAAGTCGAGGACAAAGAGCAAAATAACATCTTGGATTCAAACGCCACCTGCGCTACATCCCCCGCCTCTCTGACCTCTCCAGGCTCTCCTGCTCCTTTCCTGTCCCTGAATCTGTCCCCTTCCCCTGCCTCTTCACACAGCCCAAAAGCAAAGGAAGATACTCCTACCTCTCCCACATCACCATTCCACTCACTAAACTTTGAActgaaaaagatggaggaggaggagaaggaggaggagaaggaggatgagaagGGAAAGGAGAAGGGGAAGGAGAAGGACAAGGACAAGAAGGACAAGGACAAGAAAGGTTCTTCGTCATCCTCATCAAGTGAGTCAGTTAAACCAGCATCAACGGAATCCATGGAAAACCAGGAACAAGGGGGGAAGGTGAACcaagagatggaaaagaaagag GCTGAACAGACTACAACCAAGGACCCTGGTGTGGATTTGGTGAAGGACTCTGTGAAAGGTTTGGTTCCATGTTCGTCTGTGCCACCTCCAGTATCTGCCTGCACAGAACCAATGGACACAGATAATGACACTATAAAGGCCAAGGACCCTGAGGCCTCCACGGTCAAAATAAAAGACGAAAAGCCTTCTTGCCCCAAATCTACCACTTCTGATTCCTCTCTCCGTTCTCCTTCCTCATCTCGTCCAGCGTCCTCTTCTTGTGTGGTTctaaaacaagaaaaggaaataaaagaggaTGGCATAAAAGAAGAGGACAATGAAAAAGAGGCTGTGAAGAAGGGATCACTAAATGAGGAAAAGATGGAGGTGGAGTCAGTCAAAATAGAgcccaaaaaggaaaaatctgaAGTTAGACAAACCACAAAGCCATCTCGACCATCATCCACTCCACCGTCTAATACAG TGCAGGAGGACAAGGGCTCCACCTCGGGACTGAAGCGCACTTTATCAGAGGGTTACGAAAAAGGTGGACAAACTGTaaaaagagaggggaagaggcCCAAGCTCGAGCGTGAGGAGTTGGAGGCACAGCTGGAACTCAAAATTACTGCGGAAGCTGGAAGTCACCATAAACTTGAAAAG ATTGTGCAACAGCTAGTGGATGAACGGTTGAGAGCCTTGCAGGCGACCATTTTTGACAAACATTTCGAAGAGCTGAAGGACAGAGTAGACAAAATCGACTGTGCCACTAAACACCAAACCGCCATTAACATACTCCAA GCCAAGATCGCCAGACTAGCAaaaaagttcggggaggccaaTCAGGCATCAGAGAACAAAAGGAAACATGAG GcactcgctgctgctgctgccgccgccgctgctgctactactgccaCTACTGCTGCCAAGACTGCAACTGTTGCAAACAGCCCTCAAGCTCAACG GCCAGTCCGGACTTCCATGGAGGTAAAGCAGACTCCAACAACTGTTTCTTCGTCCAGCACAGCTG GAAATCCAGTATTGCCAGCTCTGCCAGTCCCCACTGCAGCCCCAGTCCCAACACCCACCTCCACTGCCATGGTAACACAGGCCCCTATCCTCCAGCTGATCACCTCCACCTCTAATGCTGCCTCCACCTTGGCCACTGGCATCACCACTCAGAGTCCCACAGGCACCCTACTGCTGAAGACGGCCCCCGGTAGCAGCATGATGACCACGGGCCAGCCGCTGCTCATCCAGTTGCCTTTATCAATGACTAATGGCCAGGCAGGGACGCTGGTCAACATCCCAGTTTCCTCTTTGTCCACAGCCAGTTCACTCAACAAGGCAAAAACCACTGCCTCCACCACCACTTTTATACTGAAGCCTGCCCCCGCCATCACCACGGCACCAGCTTCTGTCCCAGCTGCTGCCACTGTCCCAGCGCTCCAGGCCTCCACTGGCCAGATGTCATCTGCCCACATTTCTATGGCCCGTGCTGTCTACCAGGGAGGTGCTGGGGGTATAACTACACCCAATGCAGGGGTATCCGTGACCACAGCCAGGACCCCagctcagtctgtctctgtagcGGGAGCTATGTCTTCAGCCTCTTCACCTGCAACCTCTGgaccagcagcaacaggttCCACTGCTCCGGGACCGCCACAAGGGACGTCTCTGACATCAAAGACAG ACAATCAAGCTACAGGATCTGCTCCCACCAAAGCAGCTGTGCCGGCAGCGCGACCCAAAGGCTCTGTCATTGATCTCACTGAGGACGATGATGATGTACAAG TGACAGGAGTGAAGAATGCCACTGTTGCCGCTCCGTCACCTGTCCTGCGTCCTCACCCAGTCGTCAGCATTCCCAACA gtgcaggagcaggagcaagGTCGTCCCCCCAGAGCAATCAGAACTCTTCCAGCAATCCTCAGTTGACGGTCCATCACCGCCCCCCAGTG GACTCATTGAAATCCCGCACTGCAACCGCTAGTACACCAACCAGGGGTTCCAGCATGACATTGCCCCCTCTCCCAGctgcacctgcacctccacGGCTACCCCCAGAGGCTGAGCGGACCTCGCCCCCTCAGCAACCTCAGCTGAAGCTGGTGCCAAGTCAGACCGGTATAGTGCTGTCCTGGTGTGTGGCAGAAACTGATCGGACCTGCGCAGGTGTAGAAAGCTACCACCTCTATGCCTTCCATCAAGACAACTCGAGCAGTAacgcagcacagcagcactggAAGAAGATTGGGGAGGTGAAAGCCCTTCCTCTGCCTATGGCCTGTACGCTGACCCAGTTCCAGTCTGGCTCCACTTATCATTTTGCAGTTCGAGCCAAAGACATCTATGGGCGCTTTGGCTCCTTCTGTGAACCTCAGTGCACAAATGTCATCAGTTCCAGCCCCAGTTGA
- the LOC121604042 gene encoding activating transcription factor 7-interacting protein 1 isoform X3, which translates to MEVVVTEEKKKIFRARKTMKISDRQQLESLHSTLLTAAPGLSETSPPPLVNGTHKEDGQKVEDKEQNNILDSNATCATSPASLTSPGSPAPFLSLNLSPSPASSHSPKAKEDTPTSPTSPFHSLNFELKKMEEEEKEEEKEDEKGKEKGKEKDKDKKDKDKKGSSSSSSSESVKPASTESMENQEQGGKVNQEMEKKEAEQTTTKDPGVDLVKDSVKASSSCVVLKQEKEIKEDGIKEEDNEKEAVKKGSLNEEKMEVESVKIEPKKEKSEVRQTTKPSRPSSTPPSNTVVQEDKGSTSGLKRTLSEGYEKGGQTVKREGKRPKLEREELEAQLELKITAEAGSHHKLEKIVQQLVDERLRALQATIFDKHFEELKDRVDKIDCATKHQTAINILQAKIARLAKKFGEANQASENKRKHEALAAAAAAAAAATTATTAAKTATVANSPQAQRPVRTSMEVKQTPTTVSSSSTAGNPVLPALPVPTAAPVPTPTSTAMVTQAPILQLITSTSNAASTLATGITTQSPTGTLLLKTAPGSSMMTTGQPLLIQLPLSMTNGQAGTLVNIPVSSLSTASSLNKAKTTASTTTFILKPAPAITTAPASVPAAATVPALQASTGQMSSAHISMARAVYQGGAGGITTPNAGVSVTTARTPAQSVSVAGAMSSASSPATSGPAATGSTAPGPPQGTSLTSKTDNQATGSAPTKAAVPAARPKGSVIDLTEDDDDVQVTGVKNATVAAPSPVLRPHPVVSIPNSAGAGARSSPQSNQNSSSNPQLTVHHRPPVDSLKSRTATASTPTRGSSMTLPPLPAAPAPPRLPPEAERTSPPQQPQLKLVPSQTGIVLSWCVAETDRTCAGVESYHLYAFHQDNSSSNAAQQHWKKIGEVKALPLPMACTLTQFQSGSTYHFAVRAKDIYGRFGSFCEPQCTNVISSSPS; encoded by the exons ATGGAAGTTGTtgtgacagaggagaagaagaagattttcCGTGCTAGGAAAACCATGAAAATCAGTGATCGACAGCAACTGGAGAGTCTTCACAGCACTTTGTTGACAGCTGCTCCAGGTTTGTCCGAGACATCTCCGCCACCTCTAGTGAATGGCACGCACAAAGAGGATGGACAAAAAGTCGAGGACAAAGAGCAAAATAACATCTTGGATTCAAACGCCACCTGCGCTACATCCCCCGCCTCTCTGACCTCTCCAGGCTCTCCTGCTCCTTTCCTGTCCCTGAATCTGTCCCCTTCCCCTGCCTCTTCACACAGCCCAAAAGCAAAGGAAGATACTCCTACCTCTCCCACATCACCATTCCACTCACTAAACTTTGAActgaaaaagatggaggaggaggagaaggaggaggagaaggaggatgagaagGGAAAGGAGAAGGGGAAGGAGAAGGACAAGGACAAGAAGGACAAGGACAAGAAAGGTTCTTCGTCATCCTCATCAAGTGAGTCAGTTAAACCAGCATCAACGGAATCCATGGAAAACCAGGAACAAGGGGGGAAGGTGAACcaagagatggaaaagaaagag GCTGAACAGACTACAACCAAGGACCCTGGTGTGGATTTGGTGAAGGACTCTGTGAAAG CGTCCTCTTCTTGTGTGGTTctaaaacaagaaaaggaaataaaagaggaTGGCATAAAAGAAGAGGACAATGAAAAAGAGGCTGTGAAGAAGGGATCACTAAATGAGGAAAAGATGGAGGTGGAGTCAGTCAAAATAGAgcccaaaaaggaaaaatctgaAGTTAGACAAACCACAAAGCCATCTCGACCATCATCCACTCCACCGTCTAATACAG TAGTGCAGGAGGACAAGGGCTCCACCTCGGGACTGAAGCGCACTTTATCAGAGGGTTACGAAAAAGGTGGACAAACTGTaaaaagagaggggaagaggcCCAAGCTCGAGCGTGAGGAGTTGGAGGCACAGCTGGAACTCAAAATTACTGCGGAAGCTGGAAGTCACCATAAACTTGAAAAG ATTGTGCAACAGCTAGTGGATGAACGGTTGAGAGCCTTGCAGGCGACCATTTTTGACAAACATTTCGAAGAGCTGAAGGACAGAGTAGACAAAATCGACTGTGCCACTAAACACCAAACCGCCATTAACATACTCCAA GCCAAGATCGCCAGACTAGCAaaaaagttcggggaggccaaTCAGGCATCAGAGAACAAAAGGAAACATGAG GcactcgctgctgctgctgccgccgccgctgctgctactactgccaCTACTGCTGCCAAGACTGCAACTGTTGCAAACAGCCCTCAAGCTCAACG GCCAGTCCGGACTTCCATGGAGGTAAAGCAGACTCCAACAACTGTTTCTTCGTCCAGCACAGCTG GAAATCCAGTATTGCCAGCTCTGCCAGTCCCCACTGCAGCCCCAGTCCCAACACCCACCTCCACTGCCATGGTAACACAGGCCCCTATCCTCCAGCTGATCACCTCCACCTCTAATGCTGCCTCCACCTTGGCCACTGGCATCACCACTCAGAGTCCCACAGGCACCCTACTGCTGAAGACGGCCCCCGGTAGCAGCATGATGACCACGGGCCAGCCGCTGCTCATCCAGTTGCCTTTATCAATGACTAATGGCCAGGCAGGGACGCTGGTCAACATCCCAGTTTCCTCTTTGTCCACAGCCAGTTCACTCAACAAGGCAAAAACCACTGCCTCCACCACCACTTTTATACTGAAGCCTGCCCCCGCCATCACCACGGCACCAGCTTCTGTCCCAGCTGCTGCCACTGTCCCAGCGCTCCAGGCCTCCACTGGCCAGATGTCATCTGCCCACATTTCTATGGCCCGTGCTGTCTACCAGGGAGGTGCTGGGGGTATAACTACACCCAATGCAGGGGTATCCGTGACCACAGCCAGGACCCCagctcagtctgtctctgtagcGGGAGCTATGTCTTCAGCCTCTTCACCTGCAACCTCTGgaccagcagcaacaggttCCACTGCTCCGGGACCGCCACAAGGGACGTCTCTGACATCAAAGACAG ACAATCAAGCTACAGGATCTGCTCCCACCAAAGCAGCTGTGCCGGCAGCGCGACCCAAAGGCTCTGTCATTGATCTCACTGAGGACGATGATGATGTACAAG TGACAGGAGTGAAGAATGCCACTGTTGCCGCTCCGTCACCTGTCCTGCGTCCTCACCCAGTCGTCAGCATTCCCAACA gtgcaggagcaggagcaagGTCGTCCCCCCAGAGCAATCAGAACTCTTCCAGCAATCCTCAGTTGACGGTCCATCACCGCCCCCCAGTG GACTCATTGAAATCCCGCACTGCAACCGCTAGTACACCAACCAGGGGTTCCAGCATGACATTGCCCCCTCTCCCAGctgcacctgcacctccacGGCTACCCCCAGAGGCTGAGCGGACCTCGCCCCCTCAGCAACCTCAGCTGAAGCTGGTGCCAAGTCAGACCGGTATAGTGCTGTCCTGGTGTGTGGCAGAAACTGATCGGACCTGCGCAGGTGTAGAAAGCTACCACCTCTATGCCTTCCATCAAGACAACTCGAGCAGTAacgcagcacagcagcactggAAGAAGATTGGGGAGGTGAAAGCCCTTCCTCTGCCTATGGCCTGTACGCTGACCCAGTTCCAGTCTGGCTCCACTTATCATTTTGCAGTTCGAGCCAAAGACATCTATGGGCGCTTTGGCTCCTTCTGTGAACCTCAGTGCACAAATGTCATCAGTTCCAGCCCCAGTTGA